A genome region from Populus alba chromosome 5, ASM523922v2, whole genome shotgun sequence includes the following:
- the LOC118061817 gene encoding uncharacterized protein isoform X7, protein MEKLDVDDPSCRSTDDGADSGLEKGLERKELGEDLRLESRDVNDCSTEVDRTFAMEDSICDLENTGQNITANNNEYEEAPCEDRASPAAGEEMVSLSTEIILQENGDVLTEAAEEKQNLISEGNSGDVCQVSRGTRKHELLDGEGTCPSVPEQGTDEGENCSAATVPSQSTGIGKQRLSFSSGDSSMGRNILHQDEKSTTKSNSSCKDGKHVLEEKEAASDALPQSSLKELQDKKEDNIAITIETEVTLHSDSDIVSTGVNASPMLSEELSCYNEMIAKINCSIDATVDAPISKFNETVMDMNSGRGMDEESDVEQCETKGEESGCDVVTENGDDSGCQKVSAKVNANADSCLVHLVSEGTEGFEGKTFDMMMGRSSDFRVSSKEMVNGINMAREQCAHVVRKETANDALLAELCDYSSGEEVAANLNGNADTSLTPAIYKEIEISGRKNVGSGENTSKSTKGNNMWTDHETLPVGSDSNAGTFAQGMDEHLDEEKTAEMSGGDLCDHISRDGEAADKKPLMVTTERLDMSDTQNEGTPQRNSPSRPSDLCDRIGGAGEAVDKESLMVTAERLDMSNTEYEGTAQSSGPVGLDCEGIGETSNVVTSTELEPGVEAGKFDNLKEGNALELERSTSIASESHISMDVIAAFMKEDVEKVEDDSKLKHSNFDDEKNIIFAFQHVTSKGIAEHSVEELLHENKDDYNVVSKDASKNIEADEAGSVAIGGKICFEKIDDSNNWTEGTLISLKQKLFAESSSGTCRMGSFTDAVSVLHVLFSQVAADHIPPQLLTGSDASASFTNWELNLIQGKTEHDQVESDEEALKDNLISNDSEHTTKVNKNVEEISFNNWEANLIQVNGEQEQVEESDGEALKDSLISNDAEHTVWVNKNVEEILFTDREVNLILGNGEQHQVEESDGVALKDNSIINDPLDEHGAETSISNNTFDDAPQDLKVDNISYPEIQNTCETGLGAIDKVSSVTPSKMDILEEVGIGGTLQPVIPVEASPETAKCTQQKTSLSCSKPEQKVSSEQLVFDDTYCSLPEITSVRSVVQKNGPVSCEGRFVPQLYCKDMSNYGGEETTCNNRGSNPTEQGEFHREDYDVLIAQNVGSEEATEALNDATDDTSLETNRSDPREVAMEQANEHPDEVNESALMTGLDCPTQNQQSCQRERESHAIETEAAHCFHKLDVGVFSKEIVDFGNGIVTSPFKCQRDVDSPAGSSFSASQHHITENDAWELNLFFGENEQDENQTSDTRFLLTNLKNEDAGKVEENIVVTEQATVQVAEEQQGELGQVMDEKIEEANHRFFTILDELNFEDSEGSKKQDCVPLEVDSIQECINCENHENKSVNTEHSYDSAEKEIWIDVAEVNACHDAVSSEQRVESDPIYPKQHENENLSGEEVGVTKDLSLDVSSKPDAPILDHSPEITNSAISKEIAVGDDQTRQMKLPSPQKTTRAEEEESHSSDAKQLNTSMVKGKISKTGFVQATPRKMVTYTGMKENLASIKREQRGNMTAPNALLKRRALGNLRNN, encoded by the exons ATGGAGAAACTTGACGTGGATGATCCATCATGCAGATCTACAGATGATGGTGCAGATTCtg GGTTGGAGAAAGGACTTGAAAGAAAAGAACTGGGAGAAGACTTACGCTTAGAAAGTCGCGATGTCAATGATTGTTCAACTGAAGTTGATAGAACATTTGCTATGGAGGATAGTATCTGTGATCTAGAAAATACTGGACAGAACATTACAGCAAATAACAATGAGTATGAAGAGGCACCTTGTGAGGATAGAGCATCACCAGCTGCTGGTGAAGAGATGGTCAGTTTGAGCACTGAAATAATCTTACAGGAGAATGGTGATGTCCTCACCGAAGCTGCTGAAGAGAAACAAAATCTTATTTCAGAGGGAAACTCTGGCGATGTTTGTCAGGTTTCTAGAGGAACACGCAAACATGAACTTTTAGATGGAGAAGGAACCTGTCCGAGTGTCCCAGAACAAGGCACCGATGAAGGTGAAAATTGTTCTGCAGCCACTGTACCTTCACAAT CCACTGGTATTGGCAAGCAAAGATTGTCCTTTTCTTCAGGTGATTCCTCTATGGGCAGGAACATACTACAtcaag atGAGAAATCAACAACAAAGAGTAATTCAAGTTGTAAGGATGGCAAGCATGTTCTGGAGGAAAAGGAAGCTGCTTCAGATGCTTTGCCACAATCTTCTCTGAAGGAATTGCAAGATAAAAAGGAGGATAATATTGCAATAACAATAGAAACTGAAGTCACCTTGCACAGTGACAGTGACATAGTATCAACTGGAGTGAATGCTTCACCGATGCTTTCTGAGGAGCTCAGTTGTTACAATGAGATGATTGCAAAAATAAACTGCAGCATTGATGCTACCGTTGATGCGCCTATTAGCAAGTTCAATGAAACTGTTATGGATATGAACAGTGGCCGAGGCATGGATGAAGAGTCGGATGTTGAACAATGTGAAACTAAGGGAGAAGAATCAGGATGCGATGTAGTAACTGAGAACGGTGATGACAGTGGTTGCCAGAAGGTGTCTGCAAAGGTAAATGCCAACGCTGACTCCTGTTTAGTTCATTTGGTTTCTGAAGGAACTGAAGGTTTTGAAGGGAAAACATTTGATATGATGATGGGCCGTTCTAGTGACTTCCGTGTATCAAGTAAAGAGATGGTCAATGGTATAAATATGGCTAGAGAACAGTGCGCTCACGTTGTCAGGAAGGAAACTGCAAATGATGCTCTCTTAGCTGAGCTTTGTGATTACAGCAGCGGCGAGGAGGTGGCTGCCAATCTGAATGGCAATGCTGATACAAGTCTGACTCCAGCCATttataaagaaattgaaatttcagGACGAAAGAATGTTGGATCGGGCGAAAACACTTCTAAGAGCACAAAAGGAAATAATATGTGGACAGACCACGAAACCTTACCTGTAGGTAGTGATTCCAATGCTGGCACTTTTGCACAAGGTATGGATGAGCACTtagatgaagagaaaactgcAGAAATGAGTGGTGGTGATCTCTGTGATCATATCAGTAGAGATGGTGAAGCAGCTGACAAAAAACCACTAATGGTAACAACCGAAAGATTGGACATGTCAGACACACAAAATGAAGGAACTCCACAACGAAATAGTCCTTCACGGCCCAGTGATCTTTGTGATCGTATCGGTGGAGCTGGTGAAGCAGTTGACAAAGAATCATTAATGGTGACAGCTGAAAGATTGGACATGTCGAACACAGAATATGAAGGAACTGCACAATCAAGTGGTCCTGTGGGGCTTG ATTGTGAGGGTATTGGTGAAACATCAAATGTAGTCACGAGCACCGAGCTTGAACCCGGAGTTGAGGCTGGTAAATTTGATAATCTCAAAGAGGGGAATGCTTTAGAGCTAGAAAGAAGTACTTCCATTGCTTCAGAAAGCCATATCTCTATGGATGTCATAGCTGCTTTTATGAAGGAAGACGTTGAAAAGGTGGAGGATGATTCGAAGTTGAAGCATAGCAACTTTGATGATGAGAAGAACATCATTTTTGCTTTCCAACATGTTACTTCGAAGGGCATTGCGGAGCACTCAGTTGAGGAACTTCTTCATGAGAATAAAGATGATTATAATGTTGTATCAAAGGATGCCAGCAAGAACATTGAAGCAGATGAAGCTGGGTCGGTGGCCATTGGTGGAAAGATTTGTTTTGAGAAAATTGACGACAGCAACAACTGGACTGAAGGAACGCTGatttctttaaaacaaaaattatttgccGAGTCATCTTCTGGAACATGCAGAATGGGTTCATTTACTGATGCTGTCTCAGTGCTGcatgttttattttctcaag TAGCAGCAGACCATATACCCCCACAGCTTCTCACTGGATCTGATGCATCTGCCTCGTTCACCAACTGGGAATTGAATTTGATTCAAGGGAAGACAGAACATGATCAAGTTGAATCTGACGAGGAAGCCTTGAAAGACAATTTGATAAGCAACGATTCTGAGCATACTACAAAGGTGAACAAAAATGTTGAAGAAATCTCGTTCAACAACTGGGAAGCGAATTTGATCCAAGTGAATGGAGAACAAGAGCAAGTTGAAGAATCTGACGGGGAAGCCTTGAAAGACAGTTTGATAAGCAACGATGCTGAGCATACAGTATGGGTGAACAAAAATGTTGAAGAAATCCTGTTCACCGACCGAGAAGTGAATTTGATCTTAGGGAATGGAGAACAACATCAAGTTGAAGAATCTGATGGAGTAGCCTTGAAAGACAATTCAATAATCAACGATCCTTTAGATGAGCATGGAGCAGAGACAAGCATAAGCAACAATACTTTCGATGATGCTCCTCAAGACTTAAAAGTAGACAATATCTCCTATCCTGAAATTCAAAACACATGTGAAACAGGATTGGGTGCAATAGACAAAGTTAGCTCAGTAACCCCTTCAAAGATGGACATCTTAGAGGAAGTCGGTATTGGAGGGACTTTGCAACCAGTTATTCCAGTTGAGGCATCACCTGAAACGGCTAAATGTACGCAACAAAAAACATCTTTAAGCTGCAGCAAACCAGAACAGAAAGTGTCTTCAGAACAACTAGTATTTGATGATACCTATTGTAGCTTACCTGAAATCACTTCAGTTCGTTCAGTTGTACAGAAAAATGGTCCCGTGTCTTGTG AAGGCAGGTTTGTACCACaattatattgtaaagatatgAGCAATTACGGAGGAGAAGAAACAACTTGCAATAACAGAG GAAGCAATCCCACAGAGCAGGGTGAATTCCACAGAGAGGACTATGACGTTTTAATAGCACAAAATGTCGGATCTGAGGAAGCTACAGAAGCTTTAAATGATGCTACAGACGATACCAGCTTAGAAACTAATCGAAGCGATCCTCGGGAAGTTGCAATGGAGCAAGCCAATGAGCACCCAGATGAAGTAAATGAATCAGCTCTCATGACTGGCCTTGATTGTCCAACTCAAAATCAGCAGTCatgtcagagagagagagaaagccaCGCCATAGAGACTGAGGCAGCACATTGCTTTCATAAGCTTGATGTTGGTGTTTTCTCCAAGGAGATCGTAGACTTTGGAAATGGCATTGTGACTTCTCCATTCAAATGCCAGAGAGATGTTGATTCCCCTGCTGGTTCTTCATTCAGTGCATCCCAACATCACATAACAGAAAATGATGCCTGGGagctgaatttattttttggagaGAACGAACAAGATGAGAATCAAACATCAGATACACGGTTCTTGCTCACCAATTTGAAAAACGAGGATGCAGGGAAGGTGGAAGAAAATATAGTTGTTACTGAACAAGCCACTGTTCAAGTTGCTGAGGAGCAACAAGGTGAACTAGGGCAAGTAATGGATGAGAAAATTGAAGAGGCAAACCACAGATTCTTCACTATTTTAGATGAGCTCAACTTTGAAGATTCCGAAGGTTCAAAGAAGCAAGATTGTGTTCCCCTCGAGGTTGATAGCATTCAAGAGTGTATTAACTGTGAGAATCATGAAAACAAGTCTGTGAATACCGAGCATTCTTATGATTCCGCGGAAAAAGAAATCTGGATAGATGTTGCTGAGGTGAATGCTTGTCATGATGCTGTTTCATCAGAGCAAAGGGTGGAATCCGATCCAATCTACCCGAAAcaacatgaaaatgaaaaccTCAGTGGCGAAGAAGTTGGAGTAACAAAGGACTTGAGTTTGGATGTGTCGTCCAAACCAGATGCACCCATATTGGATCATTCTCCGGAAATCACCAATTCAGCTATTAGCAAAG AAATTGCTGTTGGCGATGACCAGACACGTCAAATGAAGTTGCCATCTCCTCAAAAGACAACACgtgcagaagaagaagaaagccatAGCTCGGATGCGAAACAGCTGAACACTTCAATGGTTAAAGGGAAGATCAGTAAAACTGGTTTTGTTCAAGCTACTCCCCGGAAGATGGTTACTTATACCGGCATGAAAGAAAACCTGGCAAGTATCAAGAGGGAGCAACGTGGTAATATGACAGCTCCGAACGCATTATTAAAGAGGCGGGCTCTGGGGAATCTCAGAAACAATTAG